A genome region from Lactobacillus sp. ESL0791 includes the following:
- a CDS encoding ABC transporter substrate-binding protein/permease, which translates to MKSRHRATIATVIAIILCLLLEFSLAAPIQAAQKDNGILKIAMEANYSPYNWTQTTDADGAVPIDGANTYANGYDVKIAKIIGRKLHKKVVVVKTEWDGILPALTSGKADLIIAGMSPTPERAKAIDFSDPYWSGIFVVITKANNKYANAKKLTDFKGAKLTSQQGTFYYQLIDQLPGASKQPAIRDFSAMRQSLISGTIDGYVSDSTEAISFKMVDSSIKAVPLNPMHGFHVTKAEMVFSVGVAKTNQKLRREVNQILATIPAKKRKQLMTEAIKQQPKTDTTKKEKNGKHESWLVAMLQQYGGMILDGIGMTLLLAFVGTITGFIIGLFVGIIRTIPTPSTRTKRWALNFVKWLLSVYIEIFRGTPMMVQAAVIYYGIAQFWHLNLDRTIAALVIVSINTGAYLAEIIRGGIISIPKGQFEAASALGMTHNQRMWHIILPQAIRNCLPSITNEFIVNIKDTSVLSIISVSELFFVGTTIASQTFKFFPTYLTISTIYLVLTYTITRIFNLIEKHMNGSKTYTLTSNRR; encoded by the coding sequence ATGAAGTCAAGACACAGAGCAACAATTGCTACGGTGATTGCCATAATATTATGTTTGCTACTTGAATTTAGTCTTGCCGCGCCAATTCAGGCAGCCCAAAAAGATAACGGTATACTTAAAATCGCTATGGAAGCTAACTATTCACCTTATAACTGGACGCAAACCACTGATGCTGACGGTGCTGTTCCAATTGATGGTGCAAATACTTATGCCAACGGTTATGATGTCAAAATTGCCAAAATTATCGGCCGCAAATTACATAAAAAGGTCGTCGTCGTAAAAACCGAGTGGGATGGAATCCTGCCCGCCTTAACCAGCGGCAAGGCCGACCTGATCATTGCCGGGATGAGCCCTACTCCGGAACGGGCCAAGGCGATCGACTTCTCCGACCCGTATTGGAGCGGCATATTTGTCGTTATTACTAAGGCTAACAATAAATATGCTAATGCTAAGAAATTGACCGATTTCAAGGGTGCAAAATTAACTTCACAGCAAGGAACCTTCTATTACCAGCTGATTGATCAGCTGCCTGGTGCCAGCAAACAACCGGCAATTCGCGACTTTTCTGCAATGAGACAAAGTCTGATTTCTGGTACGATTGACGGTTACGTTTCGGACTCAACTGAAGCAATTTCCTTTAAGATGGTTGACTCTAGTATCAAGGCTGTACCCTTAAACCCAATGCACGGTTTTCACGTTACTAAAGCAGAGATGGTCTTTTCTGTTGGCGTTGCCAAGACAAATCAAAAATTACGTAGGGAAGTTAACCAGATATTAGCAACGATTCCTGCCAAGAAAAGAAAACAGTTAATGACAGAAGCTATCAAGCAGCAGCCAAAAACAGATACCACTAAGAAAGAAAAAAATGGTAAACATGAGAGCTGGCTGGTTGCCATGCTTCAGCAGTACGGCGGCATGATTTTAGATGGAATCGGAATGACCCTATTGCTAGCCTTTGTTGGCACCATTACGGGATTTATTATTGGCCTGTTTGTGGGAATTATTAGAACCATTCCTACCCCTTCAACCCGCACTAAACGTTGGGCGCTAAATTTTGTTAAATGGTTATTGTCGGTCTATATCGAAATTTTTCGGGGGACACCAATGATGGTGCAGGCCGCCGTGATTTATTACGGAATCGCACAATTCTGGCACCTAAATTTGGACAGAACAATTGCCGCTTTGGTCATTGTTTCAATTAATACCGGTGCTTACCTAGCAGAAATTATTCGCGGCGGAATTATCTCAATCCCCAAAGGACAATTTGAAGCAGCCAGTGCCCTGGGCATGACCCACAATCAAAGAATGTGGCACATCATTCTGCCGCAGGCAATCAGAAATTGCCTGCCGTCAATTACCAATGAATTTATCGTTAACATCAAGGATACTTCCGTTTTGAGTATTATTTCTGTTTCCGAGCTGTTCTTTGTCGGGACAACGATTGCTAGTCAAACCTTTAAGTTTTTCCCAACCTACCTCACGATTTCCACAATATATTTGGTTCTCACTTATACAATCACCCGAATTTTCAACTTAATTGAAAAGCATATGAATGGAAGCAAAACTTACACCTTAACTTCTAACCGGCGATAA
- a CDS encoding M20/M25/M40 family metallo-hydrolase, protein MNKNRQISMLQDLVQIETIDDHEKQVVDYLAKLFAPYGNRVRFTRIPYRGDRESAVISIGPRVSKFKLGFSGHMDTVNLGDPAAWHDNPFSGKLYDNGSKIYGRGTTDMKSGLAGMVGTMLTLLEEDFPLQGELRLLASVGEETGQWGAEELTKEGYVDDLDLLLIGEDTTDLNVVYASNGDIDYTVTSYGKVAISSRAGNGINALDNMMDFITLANKKLRHLPRIHPDLGPVVHNVTMISGGDQVNSVPGKVTARGNIRINPFYTAHEIQNHFRRNSCES, encoded by the coding sequence ATGAATAAAAATAGACAAATCAGCATGCTGCAAGACCTAGTTCAGATTGAGACCATCGACGATCACGAAAAGCAGGTAGTGGATTACCTAGCAAAATTATTCGCGCCTTATGGTAATCGCGTTCGCTTCACGCGCATCCCTTATCGAGGTGATCGCGAAAGTGCCGTCATCTCGATTGGACCACGCGTCAGTAAATTCAAGCTAGGTTTTTCCGGTCACATGGATACAGTCAACCTAGGTGACCCAGCCGCTTGGCATGATAATCCTTTTTCTGGAAAATTATATGACAATGGTAGTAAAATTTACGGTCGCGGTACGACCGATATGAAGAGCGGCCTAGCTGGCATGGTCGGTACCATGTTGACTTTACTCGAAGAAGATTTTCCCCTGCAGGGGGAACTGCGGCTGCTGGCTTCTGTTGGCGAAGAAACCGGTCAATGGGGAGCTGAAGAATTAACTAAAGAAGGTTACGTGGATGACCTTGACTTATTACTAATCGGTGAAGATACCACTGATCTCAACGTGGTTTATGCCAGCAACGGTGATATTGATTATACCGTGACTTCCTACGGTAAAGTGGCAATTAGTTCACGCGCCGGCAACGGAATCAACGCACTGGACAACATGATGGATTTCATCACTTTAGCCAATAAAAAGTTGCGCCATCTGCCGCGCATTCATCCTGATCTAGGGCCAGTCGTTCACAACGTTACAATGATTTCTGGCGGTGATCAGGTCAACAGCGTTCCAGGCAAAGTTACGGCACGCGGTAATATCCGCATCAACCCATTTTATACCGCACACGAAATTCAAAACCATTTTAGAAGAAATAGTTGCGAAAGTTAA
- a CDS encoding M20/M25/M40 family metallo-hydrolase, producing MTKHKFKLQYDYVGDAVKGQADGQDVMTAQNLLGEILGHPVKIVGEPGTTDASKFVNSTSAPTMLVVGPGNETVHQVNEYVDVDEYLAACEFYERFAKQYLD from the coding sequence ATGACTAAACACAAATTTAAATTACAGTATGATTACGTAGGTGATGCTGTCAAAGGACAAGCAGATGGTCAAGACGTCATGACTGCCCAAAATTTGCTCGGTGAGATTTTGGGCCATCCAGTTAAAATAGTCGGTGAGCCCGGTACAACCGACGCCTCTAAATTTGTTAACAGCACTTCTGCGCCAACCATGCTCGTCGTCGGTCCCGGCAACGAAACCGTCCATCAAGTAAATGAATACGTTGACGTCGACGAATACCTAGCTGCTTGTGAGTTCTATGAACGCTTTGCTAAACAATATTTGGATTAA
- a CDS encoding ABC transporter substrate-binding protein/permease produces the protein MKSRHNSAIATVLAIILSLLLEFNLAAPIQAAQKDNGVLKIAMEANYSPNNWTQTTDANGAVPIDGANTYANGYDVKIAKIIGHKLHKKVVVLKTEWDGLLPALTSGKADLIIAGMSPTPERAKAIDFTNPYWSGIFVVITKVNSRYANAKKLTDFKGAKLTSQQGTFHYQLIDQMPGAKKQPAMRDFSAMRQSLISGTIDGYISDSTEAISFKMVDPDIKAVPLNPMHGFHVTKAQMVSSIGVAKTNQKLRKEVNQILATIPTKKRKQLMTEAIKQQPKTDTTKKGKNGKHESWLVAMLKQYGGMILDGIGMTLLLAFVGTIAGFIIGLFVGIIRTIPTPSTRGKRWFLNFIKWLLSVYIEIFRGTPMMVQAAVIYYGIAQFWHLNLDRTIAALIIVSINTGAYLAEIIRGGIISTPEGQFEAASALGMTHSQRMWHIILPQAIRNCLPSITNEFIVNIKDTSVLSIISVSELFFVGSTIASQTFKFFPTYLTISAIYLILTYTITRIFNLIEKHMNGSKTYNLMSNQMVGVINESEK, from the coding sequence ATGAAGTCAAGACATAATTCGGCAATTGCTACGGTGCTTGCCATAATATTAAGCTTACTACTTGAATTTAACCTAGCCGCGCCAATTCAGGCAGCCCAAAAAGATAATGGTGTACTCAAAATTGCTATGGAAGCTAACTACTCACCAAATAACTGGACGCAAACTACCGACGCTAACGGTGCAGTCCCGATTGATGGTGCAAATACTTATGCCAACGGTTATGATGTCAAAATTGCTAAAATTATTGGTCACAAATTACATAAAAAAGTGGTTGTCTTAAAAACCGAATGGGACGGTTTGCTGCCTGCTTTAACAAGTGGCAAGGCGGATTTGATCATTGCCGGCATGAGCCCTACTCCTGAACGGGCGAAGGCAATTGACTTTACTAACCCTTACTGGAGCGGCATATTTGTTGTTATTACTAAAGTTAACAGTAGATACGCTAATGCTAAAAAATTAACCGATTTCAAGGGTGCAAAATTAACTTCGCAGCAAGGAACCTTCCACTACCAACTGATCGACCAGATGCCTGGTGCTAAAAAACAGCCAGCAATGCGGGACTTTTCTGCAATGAGACAAAGTCTGATTTCCGGTACGATTGACGGTTATATTTCGGATTCAACTGAAGCAATTTCCTTTAAGATGGTTGATCCGGATATCAAGGCTGTACCCTTAAACCCAATGCACGGTTTTCACGTTACTAAGGCACAGATGGTTTCTTCCATTGGTGTTGCCAAGACAAATCAAAAATTGCGCAAAGAAGTTAACCAAATACTAGCAACAATCCCTACCAAGAAAAGAAAACAGTTAATGACCGAAGCTATCAAGCAGCAGCCAAAAACAGATACCACTAAGAAAGGGAAAAATGGTAAGCATGAGAGCTGGCTGGTTGCAATGCTCAAGCAATATGGCGGAATGATTTTAGACGGGATCGGAATGACCCTCTTGCTAGCTTTCGTTGGTACAATTGCTGGATTTATTATTGGACTGTTTGTGGGAATTATTAGAACCATTCCTACCCCTTCAACCCGTGGTAAACGCTGGTTTCTTAATTTTATTAAGTGGCTGTTGTCAGTTTACATCGAAATTTTCCGGGGAACGCCAATGATGGTCCAGGCTGCCGTAATTTATTACGGGATCGCGCAATTCTGGCACCTAAATTTGGACAGAACAATTGCCGCCCTGATCATTGTTTCGATTAATACCGGTGCTTATTTAGCAGAAATTATTCGCGGCGGAATTATCTCAACCCCGGAAGGACAGTTTGAAGCAGCCAGTGCTTTGGGTATGACCCATAGCCAAAGAATGTGGCACATCATTCTGCCACAGGCAATCAGAAACTGCCTGCCGTCAATTACCAATGAATTTATCGTTAACATTAAGGATACTTCTGTTCTGAGTATTATTTCTGTTTCCGAGCTGTTCTTCGTCGGTAGCACGATTGCCAGTCAAACCTTTAAGTTTTTCCCGACTTACCTCACAATTTCCGCAATTTATTTGATCCTTACTTATACAATCACCCGAATTTTCAACTTAATTGAAAAGCACATGAATGGAAGCAAGACCTACAATTTAATGTCTAATCAAATGGTAGGCGTAATCAATGAATCGGAAAAATAA
- a CDS encoding ArgE/DapE family deacylase → MNRKNKIRKNSAVMDKQKQISLLHDLIQIPTIDDHEKQVVNYLAKLFAPYGDLVRFTRVPYQGDRESVVISIGPTDGKFKLGFSGHMDVVNLGDKAAWNDDPFSGKLYDHDSKMFGRGTTDMKSGLAGMIGVFLTLLDEQVELKGELRLLASVGEETGQWGAEELTKEGYVNDLDVLVIGEDSNLNISYAGNGDIDYTVTSYGKVVRTDQVGVLNAVDNLMDFIQLANQKLRHLPRVHETLGPVLHNVTMLSGGDQVNSMPGKVAARANIRINPLYKVSEIQAVLQDVLDEVNQLPKHKLTIHYDYQGEAVMGDSTNEYITTAQNLLSKIADKPIKLITETGTTDASKFVQSPNAPTIFVIGPGNESGHLINEYVDIPQYLVACEFYEQFAKHYLC, encoded by the coding sequence ATGAATCGGAAAAATAAAATTAGAAAGAATTCAGCAGTTATGGATAAGCAAAAACAAATTTCGTTATTACATGATTTAATTCAAATTCCAACGATCGATGATCACGAAAAGCAAGTGGTTAATTATTTGGCTAAATTATTCGCGCCTTACGGTGATCTTGTCCGTTTTACCCGTGTCCCCTATCAAGGTGACCGTGAAAGTGTTGTTATTTCGATTGGGCCAACTGACGGAAAGTTTAAACTAGGCTTTTCCGGACACATGGATGTGGTCAATCTAGGTGATAAAGCAGCTTGGAATGACGATCCTTTTTCTGGAAAATTATATGACCACGATAGTAAAATGTTTGGCCGGGGCACAACGGATATGAAAAGCGGTTTAGCCGGTATGATTGGCGTGTTTTTAACCTTGCTTGATGAACAGGTAGAATTAAAAGGTGAACTGCGCTTACTAGCCTCTGTGGGTGAAGAAACCGGGCAATGGGGCGCTGAAGAACTAACTAAGGAAGGTTATGTCAATGATTTAGACGTATTGGTTATTGGCGAAGATTCCAATCTAAATATTTCATACGCAGGAAACGGTGATATTGATTACACAGTGACTTCTTACGGAAAAGTTGTCAGAACCGACCAGGTTGGCGTGCTGAATGCGGTTGATAATTTAATGGATTTTATTCAGTTAGCCAATCAAAAACTGCGTCATCTGCCCCGTGTTCACGAAACCCTGGGACCGGTTCTGCATAACGTTACCATGCTTTCTGGCGGTGATCAGGTCAACAGTATGCCCGGTAAAGTCGCAGCACGGGCCAATATTCGTATTAATCCCCTCTACAAAGTCAGCGAAATTCAAGCCGTCTTACAAGATGTATTGGATGAGGTCAATCAGTTACCCAAGCACAAACTGACTATTCATTACGATTATCAAGGCGAAGCCGTTATGGGAGACAGCACGAATGAATACATCACAACCGCACAGAATCTGTTAAGTAAAATTGCTGACAAACCGATCAAGCTGATTACCGAAACTGGCACAACCGATGCTTCCAAATTTGTTCAGAGTCCAAATGCGCCAACCATTTTTGTCATCGGGCCAGGAAACGAATCCGGGCACTTAATCAACGAATATGTCGATATACCGCAGTATCTAGTAGCTTGTGAATTTTATGAGCAATTTGCTAAGCACTATCTCTGCTAA
- a CDS encoding amino acid ABC transporter ATP-binding protein translates to MSETNNILSLINIKKSFGDHQVLNDISFDVNRGEIVTIIGPSGGGKSTILRCIDLLEEPSGGKITFHGQNVLEPNYNRNIYRAKVGMVFQQFDLFENKNVLDNCIVGQKLVLKRSKEEAEKIAMDNLQKVGMGPYIKARPNQLSGGQQQRVAIARAISMDPEILLFDEPTSALDPEMVGEVLAVMKQLATTGLTMIIVTHEMGFANDVSDKMIFIDDGIIAEEGKPDQIFNHPQNEKTRQFLRNFQNN, encoded by the coding sequence ATGTCTGAAACAAATAATATTTTAAGTTTAATTAACATTAAGAAGAGCTTTGGCGACCACCAAGTCCTGAACGATATTTCTTTTGACGTTAACAGGGGTGAGATTGTGACCATTATTGGGCCATCCGGTGGCGGTAAATCCACGATCTTGCGCTGTATCGACCTATTAGAGGAACCCAGCGGTGGGAAAATTACTTTTCACGGGCAAAACGTCTTAGAACCTAATTATAACCGCAATATCTACCGGGCTAAAGTCGGCATGGTCTTCCAGCAATTTGATTTATTTGAAAACAAAAACGTCTTAGACAACTGTATTGTTGGTCAAAAATTGGTTTTAAAGCGCTCTAAGGAAGAAGCTGAGAAGATCGCCATGGATAACTTGCAGAAAGTCGGCATGGGCCCTTACATCAAGGCCCGACCTAACCAATTGTCTGGCGGTCAGCAGCAACGAGTGGCAATAGCGCGAGCTATCTCAATGGATCCGGAAATTTTATTATTCGATGAACCGACTAGTGCACTTGACCCCGAAATGGTTGGTGAAGTATTAGCAGTTATGAAGCAACTGGCCACTACTGGATTAACGATGATTATCGTTACCCATGAGATGGGGTTTGCTAACGATGTGTCTGACAAGATGATCTTCATTGATGATGGGATTATCGCCGAGGAAGGCAAGCCAGACCAGATTTTTAATCATCCGCAAAATGAAAAAACACGACAATTTTTGCGTAATTTCCAAAATAATTAG
- a CDS encoding transposase family protein, with protein MLSYQEDFKNLSAKDFKQLVGVKPATFSVMCDLVKADYDRSHAHHGRKSKVSIEDKVLIMLKYYREYITMKSLAVNFHLAESTVHDIITHTEEVLIKSGKFNLPGRKQLVGSDMESDYLIVDGTDSPIQRPKKSKKNTTPVNIKSMHSKRK; from the coding sequence ATGTTATCCTATCAAGAAGACTTTAAAAATTTATCCGCTAAGGATTTTAAACAGTTAGTTGGTGTCAAACCTGCTACTTTTTCCGTTATGTGTGACCTGGTTAAAGCAGATTATGACCGCAGTCATGCGCATCATGGCCGTAAAAGCAAGGTTTCAATTGAAGATAAAGTCTTAATCATGCTTAAATACTATCGTGAATATATCACAATGAAGTCTTTAGCTGTCAACTTTCACTTAGCAGAATCAACTGTTCATGACATTATTACTCATACTGAAGAAGTTTTAATTAAAAGCGGTAAGTTCAACTTACCCGGTCGTAAACAACTGGTTGGCAGCGATATGGAGAGTGATTATCTAATCGTTGACGGGACCGACTCCCCAATTCAAAGGCCTAAAAAAAGCAAAAAGAATACTACACCGGTAAACATAAAAAGCATGCACTCAAAACGCAAATAG
- a CDS encoding transposase family protein produces the protein MAAKTMQIIAIAFAKGAVHDFKLYQTSLGKRVTGNHCIIADSGYQGIKKLHFNSTTPIKKSKKRPLSKTDKEFNHELSKVRIKVEQINAKFKTFKIMAEKYRNRRRRFKLRASLICGLCNYELPKL, from the coding sequence ATTGCTGCCAAGACAATGCAAATTATTGCTATTGCTTTTGCCAAAGGAGCAGTTCATGATTTCAAGTTATATCAAACTTCATTAGGTAAGAGAGTAACAGGCAACCACTGTATAATTGCCGACAGTGGATATCAAGGAATTAAAAAATTACACTTTAACAGCACAACCCCGATTAAGAAATCAAAGAAACGGCCATTATCCAAGACAGATAAAGAGTTCAACCATGAATTATCAAAAGTCAGGATTAAAGTAGAACAGATTAATGCTAAGTTCAAGACATTTAAAATAATGGCAGAGAAATATCGCAATCGGCGGAGAAGGTTTAAATTAAGAGCAAGTTTAATTTGTGGGCTTTGTAATTATGAATTGCCAAAACTCTAA
- a CDS encoding NUDIX hydrolase: MKKDYITEIRKKVGHDPIILTFAGGILTNKNNEILLQKRADFNSWGLPGGALEFGETAEEACKREYLEETGLKVKVTSLLGVSTNQIQHYPNNDIAQAIVIAFIVKYLKKDEIKISPETLALKYFAQNELPSIFNQQHKKLIKNYFSGNYPFFD; encoded by the coding sequence ATGAAAAAAGACTACATCACGGAAATAAGAAAAAAAGTTGGGCATGATCCAATTATTCTCACCTTTGCGGGTGGCATTTTAACCAATAAAAATAATGAAATCTTATTGCAAAAAAGAGCTGACTTCAATTCATGGGGGCTGCCCGGAGGCGCACTAGAATTTGGAGAAACTGCAGAAGAAGCATGTAAACGAGAGTATCTTGAAGAAACTGGTTTAAAAGTTAAAGTTACATCACTATTAGGAGTTTCGACGAATCAAATACAGCATTACCCCAATAATGACATTGCGCAAGCCATCGTAATTGCATTTATTGTCAAATATCTAAAAAAAGACGAAATAAAAATAAGTCCAGAAACGCTAGCTTTAAAATATTTCGCTCAAAATGAATTGCCGTCCATTTTTAATCAACAGCATAAAAAGTTGATTAAAAACTACTTTTCAGGTAATTATCCCTTTTTCGATTAG
- a CDS encoding SLAP domain-containing protein translates to MKTNKKLLVGLVATLLAASPVLSGLSNTQTAQASKQRQLVLLNSTRVYNQSGKKIKSTNNNTDVYVNQDAQGYNYIDNNDIGDIPYTGKTVKVRGQLYYNIEKNNYVNAADVVKVNGKNIKQGKLTLSCRSRVYTKNGKRTRQTIAVNSIISHAGKAKTSSGSLPEYFFYQNNARSENPTVCYLPMTKIKGGYYYSIGRGHYINAANVASVDGQVLRFNGVTTATLKADTVTQNIANRKTKHTLKKGQKVKVDLAVAPWAEDFDGYIYRLHDYPDEYVSEFYITLRKDLPTDDYDNLAYSYVTTTGNSNTELPLYNFDGTDSQSTVKGDYHNLVEVDGMLYLWVASEHKAELFYHLLGSDSETHITDKTATPVTPAATAVNPSTDNKAITTTAADSNSESPSKTKDYSNMFIKASDVKFVRGIKLTPINSEQDTEADQKVATAADKSDLQTLLADGQKVESSNEYRYSLSELRKTYDAALANAAVLINSDKATVAQVKEATWLLKTSQAQLTALDFQPWS, encoded by the coding sequence ATGAAAACAAATAAAAAATTATTAGTCGGCTTAGTTGCAACATTGCTTGCTGCCAGTCCAGTTTTATCTGGACTCAGCAACACGCAAACTGCTCAAGCCAGCAAGCAACGGCAACTAGTTTTACTCAACAGTACCCGCGTCTATAACCAATCTGGGAAAAAAATCAAGTCTACTAACAATAACACCGACGTCTACGTCAACCAAGATGCTCAAGGTTACAATTATATTGATAACAATGATATTGGTGATATACCATACACTGGCAAGACTGTCAAAGTTCGTGGTCAACTATACTATAATATAGAAAAGAATAATTACGTTAACGCTGCCGACGTTGTCAAGGTTAACGGCAAAAATATTAAGCAAGGAAAGTTAACTCTGAGTTGCCGCTCACGTGTTTACACCAAAAACGGCAAGCGGACCCGCCAAACCATAGCAGTAAACAGTATCATTAGCCATGCAGGAAAGGCTAAGACTAGCAGTGGTAGTTTACCAGAATACTTTTTCTATCAAAATAACGCGCGCTCTGAGAACCCAACGGTTTGCTATCTGCCAATGACTAAGATCAAGGGCGGTTACTACTACTCAATTGGACGTGGGCACTACATCAATGCGGCTAATGTTGCCAGTGTTGACGGACAAGTCCTCCGCTTTAATGGCGTAACCACAGCAACGCTTAAGGCTGACACGGTTACCCAAAATATTGCTAACCGCAAAACCAAGCACACTCTTAAAAAGGGCCAAAAAGTTAAGGTGGACCTAGCGGTTGCACCTTGGGCAGAAGACTTCGACGGTTATATCTACAGATTGCATGATTATCCTGATGAATATGTTTCAGAATTTTATATTACCTTAAGAAAGGATTTGCCAACTGACGATTATGATAACTTGGCATATAGTTATGTCACTACAACAGGCAATAGTAATACTGAGCTGCCCCTGTATAACTTCGACGGCACAGACAGCCAAAGCACTGTTAAAGGCGACTACCACAACTTGGTTGAGGTTGACGGCATGCTTTATCTATGGGTAGCAAGCGAACACAAGGCTGAATTGTTCTATCACCTGTTAGGTTCTGACAGTGAAACCCATATCACTGACAAGACGGCCACACCAGTTACACCAGCTGCTACGGCCGTAAATCCAAGCACAGATAACAAGGCAATAACGACTACTGCAGCTGACAGTAATTCCGAAAGTCCAAGTAAAACAAAGGATTACAGCAACATGTTTATCAAGGCCAGCGATGTCAAATTCGTTCGCGGCATTAAATTAACGCCGATTAATAGCGAGCAGGATACGGAAGCTGACCAAAAAGTTGCTACCGCGGCTGATAAGAGCGACTTACAGACTTTATTAGCTGATGGTCAAAAAGTTGAAAGTAGTAATGAATATCGGTATTCTCTATCAGAACTGCGGAAAACTTATGATGCTGCCTTAGCTAACGCTGCTGTCTTAATCAACTCTGACAAGGCGACCGTTGCTCAAGTTAAAGAAGCTACTTGGCTGCTTAAGACTAGTCAAGCCCAATTGACAGCATTAGACTTCCAACCATGGAGTTAA